From a region of the Lactuca sativa cultivar Salinas chromosome 4, Lsat_Salinas_v11, whole genome shotgun sequence genome:
- the LOC111877083 gene encoding clavaminate synthase-like protein At3g21360 — MATGKFFRDIELPQQKPQDNGVYFPAVLSPNHNTGSTAVEELHDFEEAIRVQKPWLESLLQKSGAILFRGFPVATPSDFNNVVEAFSYAEFPYLGGIATRTKVVGRVYTANESPLHMGIPFHHEMSYARDFPTKLFFYCDEEPGEGGETPIVLSHIIYEKMKERHPEFVMQLEEHGVTYTDFASDENDPSSFTGRSWKSIFKTNDKNVAEERAAKLEVKVEWIGNGAKLTTATLPAIRLDKESSRKTWFNSLAVGSDAVVEIGNGDPVPDDAVEDYLKILEEECVAIPWKKGDVLLINNLMVLHGRRPLLKPPRRVLASLCK, encoded by the exons ATGGCCACCGGAAAATTCTTCCGAGATATAGAGCTACCTCAGCAAAAACCTCAGGACAACGGCGTTTATTTCCCGGCGGTGTTATCCCCAAACCATAACACTGGTTCTACTGCAGTAGAAGAACTCCATGATTTTGAAGAAGCGATTAGAGTTCAGAAACCATGGCTAGAGTCTCTTCTCCAGAAAAGCGGTGCTATTCTCTTCCGAGGCTTCCCTGTTGCCACACCTTCGGACTTCAACAACGTTGTCGAAGCTTTCTCCTACGCTGAATTTCCCTACTTGGGTGGCATAGCCACTCGGACGAAGGTGGTTGGCCGGGTTTACACCGCAAATGAATCTCCTCTCCATATGGGAATTCCTTTTCATCACGAGATGTCTTAC GCTCGTGATTTCCCCACCAAGTTATTTTTCTATTGTGACGAAGAACCCGGAGAAGGGGGAGAAACTCCGATAGTTTTAAGTCATATCATATACGAAAAGATGAAAGAGAGACACCCTGAGTTCGTTATGCAACTGGAGGAGCATGGGGTTACGTATACAGACTTTGCAAGCGATGAAAACGATCCATCATCATTCACTGGGAGGAGTTGGAAGTCGATATTCAAAACCAACGACAAGAATGTTGCTGAGGAAAG GGCAGCGAAGCTTGAGGTGAAGGTAGAATGGATTGGGAATGGTGCGAAACTTACAACAGCTACACTGCCAGCCATCAGGCTTGACAAAGAGAGTAGCCGGAAAACATGGTTCAACAGTCTTGCAGTTGGTAGCGATGCTGTTGTGGAGATCGGTAATGGCGACCCTGTGCCTGATGATGCTGTGGAAGATTACTTGAAGATCTTAGAAGAAGAGTGTGTTGCGATTCCTTGGAAGAAAGGCGATGTTCTTCTTATTAATAATTTGATGGTTCTTCATGGCCGACGACCACTACTAAAGCCACCACGTCGTGTGCTAGCTTCCCTTTGCAAGTGA